In the Girardinichthys multiradiatus isolate DD_20200921_A chromosome 4, DD_fGirMul_XY1, whole genome shotgun sequence genome, one interval contains:
- the LOC124866811 gene encoding dynein regulatory complex protein 8-like isoform X1 — MAEGKPENISAVRKKITAEFQLFDYENNNTVDVREIGTIIYSLGCFPTQADIREFIAEVEEDNSEIVHLEKFLPAMTKVLLENKFPPIPRTKILQAFKVLDRDQNGYLQPEELTKYMMEKGEPFTQGEMDEMLKTHTHRQENVIYYPKIIDKLIVDPGM, encoded by the exons ATGGCGGAAGGTAAACCAG aaaacatttcagcCGTTAGGAAGAAGATAACGGCCGAATTTCAGCTGTTTGACTACGAGAACAACAACACGGTGGACGTCCG GGAGATTGGGACCATTATATATTCTCTGGGCTGCTTCCCCACTCAAGCAGACATACGCGAATTCATAGCCGAG GTGGAAGAGGATAACTCAGAAATTGTACATCTGGAGAAGTTTCTTCCAGCTATGACCAAAGTCCTGTTGGAGAACAA GTTTCCTCCCATCCCTCGGACCAAGATTTTACAGGCTTTCAAG GTTCTGGACAGAGACCAGAACGGTTACCTTCAACCTGAAGAGCTGACAAAGTATATGATGGAGAAAG GTGAGCCTTTCACTCAAGGGGAGATGGATGAGATGCTAAAAACACACACTCATCGACAGGAGAATGTTATATATTACCCAAAGATAATCGACAAACTCATCGTTGATCCTGGCATGTAG
- the LOC124866624 gene encoding dynein regulatory complex protein 8-like: protein MAEENISAVRKKITAEFQLFDYENNNTVDVREIGTIIYSLGCFPTQADIREFIAEVEEDNSEIVHLEKFLPAMTNVLVVSMVDFLLQTQDLNQDGLLDPSELLSPSVINTQGSSNNKMAHQEQELADENKLSNTITVEENAGAGEHREKQQLDIMALQEEPMAVKTLCLFKEFLSH, encoded by the exons ATGGCGGAAG aaaacatttcagcCGTTAGGAAGAAGATAACGGCCGAATTTCAGCTGTTTGACTACGAGAACAACAACACGGTGGACGTCCG GGAGATTGGGACCATTATATATTCTCTGGGCTGCTTCCCCACTCAAGCAGACATACGCGAATTCATAGCCGAG GTGGAAGAGGATAACTCAGAAATTGTACATCTGGAGAAGTTTCTTCCAGCTATGACCAACGTCCTG GTGGTGTCGATGGTAGATTTCTTACTACAAACTCAGGATCTAAACCAGGATGGTCTGCTGGACCCTTCTGAGCTGCTCTCTCCTTCGGTCATTAACACACAG GGCTCAAGCAACAACAAAATGGCTCATCAAGAGCAGGAGCTGGCAGATGAGAACAAGCTATCAAACaccatcactgtggaggagaaTGCAGGAGCAGGGGAGCACagggagaagcagcagctcgACATAATGGCActacaggaggaacca ATGGCTGTTAAAACGCTGTGCCTGTTCAAAGAGTTCCTGTCACATTAA
- the LOC124866811 gene encoding dynein regulatory complex protein 8-like isoform X2 encodes MAEENISAVRKKITAEFQLFDYENNNTVDVREIGTIIYSLGCFPTQADIREFIAEVEEDNSEIVHLEKFLPAMTKVLLENKFPPIPRTKILQAFKVLDRDQNGYLQPEELTKYMMEKGEPFTQGEMDEMLKTHTHRQENVIYYPKIIDKLIVDPGM; translated from the exons ATGGCGGAAG aaaacatttcagcCGTTAGGAAGAAGATAACGGCCGAATTTCAGCTGTTTGACTACGAGAACAACAACACGGTGGACGTCCG GGAGATTGGGACCATTATATATTCTCTGGGCTGCTTCCCCACTCAAGCAGACATACGCGAATTCATAGCCGAG GTGGAAGAGGATAACTCAGAAATTGTACATCTGGAGAAGTTTCTTCCAGCTATGACCAAAGTCCTGTTGGAGAACAA GTTTCCTCCCATCCCTCGGACCAAGATTTTACAGGCTTTCAAG GTTCTGGACAGAGACCAGAACGGTTACCTTCAACCTGAAGAGCTGACAAAGTATATGATGGAGAAAG GTGAGCCTTTCACTCAAGGGGAGATGGATGAGATGCTAAAAACACACACTCATCGACAGGAGAATGTTATATATTACCCAAAGATAATCGACAAACTCATCGTTGATCCTGGCATGTAG
- the LOC124866811 gene encoding dynein regulatory complex protein 8-like isoform X3: MAEGKPENISAVRKKITAEFQLFDYENNNTVDVREIGTIIYSLGCFPTQADIREFIAEVEEDNSEIVHLEKFLPAMTKVLLENKFPPIPRTKILQAFKVLDRDQNGYLQPEELTKYMMEKGQEQQM, translated from the exons ATGGCGGAAGGTAAACCAG aaaacatttcagcCGTTAGGAAGAAGATAACGGCCGAATTTCAGCTGTTTGACTACGAGAACAACAACACGGTGGACGTCCG GGAGATTGGGACCATTATATATTCTCTGGGCTGCTTCCCCACTCAAGCAGACATACGCGAATTCATAGCCGAG GTGGAAGAGGATAACTCAGAAATTGTACATCTGGAGAAGTTTCTTCCAGCTATGACCAAAGTCCTGTTGGAGAACAA GTTTCCTCCCATCCCTCGGACCAAGATTTTACAGGCTTTCAAG GTTCTGGACAGAGACCAGAACGGTTACCTTCAACCTGAAGAGCTGACAAAGTATATGATGGAGAAAG